From one Gemmatimonadales bacterium genomic stretch:
- a CDS encoding V-type ATP synthase subunit D: protein MKVLGPPTRSNLIRHRRRLERVRKGIDLLTRKRQALVADLFRVATPAIEARSRVEASAARAYPALLGAAAIHGAAGLDAMGWPARQVEVELTVSESWGVASGAVQRLTPVRRTLEARGQAPPLTGPAANAAAGEFEQMVELLLDAASTELLLRRLAEALRRTSRQVNTLENQVAPGLSAEIHRVRALLEEREREDHTRLKHLLRLRQTPTS from the coding sequence ATGAAAGTGCTCGGTCCCCCGACCCGATCGAACCTGATCCGGCACCGGCGCAGGCTCGAACGGGTGCGCAAGGGCATCGACCTCCTGACGCGGAAGCGCCAGGCGCTGGTGGCCGACCTCTTTCGCGTGGCCACGCCGGCCATCGAGGCGCGGAGCCGGGTGGAGGCGAGTGCGGCACGCGCGTATCCGGCGCTGCTTGGCGCCGCGGCGATCCATGGCGCCGCCGGGCTCGACGCGATGGGATGGCCGGCGCGACAGGTCGAGGTGGAACTGACCGTCTCGGAGTCCTGGGGCGTGGCCAGCGGGGCGGTGCAGCGGCTGACGCCGGTGCGGCGCACGCTGGAGGCGCGGGGGCAGGCGCCGCCGCTCACCGGGCCGGCGGCGAACGCCGCCGCCGGCGAGTTCGAACAGATGGTGGAGCTGCTCCTCGATGCGGCGTCGACGGAGCTGCTGCTCCGCCGGCTGGCGGAGGCGCTCCGCCGCACCTCGCGGCAGGTCAACACCCTGGAGAACCAGGTGGCGCCGGGACTCAGCGCGGAGATCCACCGGGTGCGCGCGCTCCTCGAGGAGCGGGAACGGGAGGATCACACCCGGCTGAAGCACCTGCTGCGGCTGAGGCAGACCCCGACCAGCTAG
- a CDS encoding V-type ATP synthase subunit B translates to MSGTPRTYAGADAAAGPLLTVSDAHRAVLGEWVRITTPGQPARRGQVIDVSRGATVVQVFEDTVGLAPAGTGVTLTGDIARAVVGEELLGRVFAGSGAPLDGLPAPVGSARRAAWAAPLNPVCRRKPADFIETGISAIDGMNTLVRGQKLPIFSGAGLPGLELAARVVADARTTHGEPFAVIFVAVGLTQRETQHFLQRFESSEALARSVFYLNRTGDPTIERLLAPRLALAQAEYLAFERGMQVLVVLADATNYCEALRELGAAREEIPGRRGYPGYMYTDLATIFERAGVVRGSEGSITQLPILSMPDDDITHPIPDLTGYITEGQIVLSRELDRRGIFPPIDVLPSLSRLMGAGIGAGTAPDHRRWSDQLYAIYAQGREARLTAAIVGESGLPPADRRALAFTDRFEKEFIDQGGARRTIAETLEIGWTLLETLPREDLHRIPEEAWARRAGREAAT, encoded by the coding sequence ATGAGTGGCACGCCCCGCACCTATGCCGGCGCCGATGCGGCCGCCGGGCCGCTCCTCACCGTGTCGGACGCGCACCGTGCGGTGCTCGGCGAGTGGGTGCGCATCACGACGCCGGGCCAGCCGGCCCGCCGGGGCCAGGTGATCGACGTGAGCCGTGGCGCCACGGTGGTGCAGGTGTTCGAGGACACCGTCGGGCTGGCGCCCGCCGGAACCGGCGTCACCCTCACCGGCGACATCGCCCGTGCCGTGGTGGGAGAGGAACTCCTGGGGCGGGTCTTCGCCGGCTCCGGCGCGCCGCTCGACGGGTTGCCAGCGCCGGTGGGGTCGGCGCGCCGAGCGGCGTGGGCGGCACCCCTCAACCCGGTCTGCCGCCGCAAGCCGGCCGACTTCATCGAGACCGGCATTTCCGCCATCGACGGGATGAACACCCTCGTCCGCGGGCAGAAGCTGCCGATCTTCTCGGGCGCGGGGCTCCCCGGGCTCGAGCTCGCGGCGCGCGTCGTGGCCGACGCGCGGACGACACACGGCGAGCCGTTCGCCGTCATCTTCGTGGCCGTCGGGCTGACGCAGCGGGAGACCCAGCACTTCCTGCAGCGGTTCGAGTCGAGCGAGGCGCTGGCGCGGAGCGTGTTTTATCTCAACCGCACCGGCGACCCCACCATTGAACGGCTGCTGGCGCCGCGCCTGGCGCTGGCGCAGGCCGAGTACCTCGCCTTCGAGCGCGGCATGCAGGTGCTGGTGGTGCTGGCCGACGCCACCAACTACTGCGAGGCGCTCCGCGAACTTGGCGCCGCGCGCGAGGAGATTCCCGGCCGCCGCGGCTACCCCGGCTACATGTACACCGACCTCGCCACCATCTTCGAGCGGGCCGGCGTGGTGCGCGGATCGGAGGGGTCCATCACGCAGCTCCCGATCCTCTCGATGCCGGACGACGACATCACGCATCCGATTCCCGACCTGACCGGGTACATCACCGAGGGGCAGATCGTCCTGAGCCGCGAACTGGACCGGCGCGGCATCTTTCCGCCGATCGACGTGCTGCCGTCGCTCTCGCGGCTCATGGGCGCAGGCATCGGGGCGGGCACCGCGCCCGATCACCGCCGGTGGTCCGACCAGCTCTACGCCATCTATGCCCAGGGCCGGGAGGCGCGGCTCACGGCGGCCATCGTCGGCGAGTCGGGGCTGCCGCCGGCGGACCGGCGGGCGCTCGCGTTTACCGACCGGTTCGAGAAGGAGTTCATCGACCAGGGGGGCGCACGGCGCACCATTGCGGAGACGCTCGAAATCGGGTGGACCTTGTTGGAGACGCTGCCGCGCGAGGACCTCCACCGCATTCCCGAGGAGGCGTGGGCGCGCCGGGCGGGACGCGAGGCGGCGACATGA
- a CDS encoding V-type ATPase subunit — MRWDDVNARARGLATHLLDRDAFAALAAAPDWPTLLSRAASLDYPFDLGAGALVDPPAFDRAVSLVAAHRFNLLGRWLAGRGAVLAVVMEDEERRTLRALLRGAAQGASPGARLHAVLPTPSLPLRVLDRLARATTVAEFAHDLLRFGHPAGRVLEQLGRQSPPPGLGDLEWALTRLFSERAMREARAGGSVVRRFAAELVDQENLWTLLLSAPPPDAATVEREYLPGGGVLTREIFARLRTERDGDRLMTQLRAQFAGTAIGVALARDPVEWASLEARIAAARIVWLRGLARRDPLGSAVVLSVLERIRAEARALRAIAWGIAFGAPTAALTPLMPEAA, encoded by the coding sequence ATGCGCTGGGACGACGTGAACGCGCGCGCGCGGGGCCTCGCGACGCATCTGCTCGATCGGGACGCGTTCGCGGCGCTCGCCGCCGCACCCGACTGGCCGACACTTCTCAGCCGCGCCGCCTCGCTCGACTACCCGTTCGACCTCGGCGCCGGCGCATTGGTCGATCCACCGGCGTTTGACCGCGCGGTGAGCCTCGTGGCGGCCCATCGGTTCAACCTCCTCGGCCGGTGGCTTGCTGGCCGCGGCGCTGTGCTGGCGGTGGTCATGGAGGACGAGGAGCGCCGGACCCTGCGCGCGCTGCTGCGCGGCGCCGCCCAGGGCGCCTCACCCGGTGCCCGTCTCCACGCCGTGTTGCCGACACCCTCCCTGCCGCTTCGCGTCCTCGACCGCCTGGCGCGGGCCACGACGGTGGCCGAATTCGCACATGACCTCCTGCGGTTCGGACACCCTGCCGGACGGGTGCTCGAACAGCTCGGCAGGCAGTCGCCCCCGCCCGGCCTCGGTGATCTCGAGTGGGCGTTGACCCGGCTGTTCAGCGAGCGCGCCATGCGTGAGGCGCGCGCCGGTGGGAGCGTGGTGCGGCGCTTCGCGGCGGAACTGGTGGACCAGGAGAATCTCTGGACGCTGCTGTTGTCGGCCCCGCCGCCGGACGCCGCGACGGTCGAGCGGGAATATCTGCCCGGAGGCGGCGTATTGACGCGTGAGATCTTTGCCCGGCTCAGGACGGAGCGGGATGGCGATCGGCTGATGACGCAACTCCGCGCGCAGTTCGCGGGCACCGCCATCGGCGTCGCGCTCGCCCGCGACCCGGTGGAGTGGGCCTCGCTCGAGGCGCGCATCGCGGCGGCCCGGATTGTCTGGCTCCGCGGACTGGCGCGGCGCGACCCGCTGGGGTCGGCCGTCGTGCTCTCGGTGCTCGAGCGGATTCGTGCCGAGGCGCGCGCGCTCCGTGCCATTGCCTGGGGCATCGCGTTCGGCGCCCCGACGGCGGCCCTGACTCCGCTGATGCCGGAGGCCGCATGA
- a CDS encoding V-type ATP synthase subunit F translates to MNRGVRVLCRPATAAGFALAGLVADIADEESVADATLRSLLQRPEVGIVLLEESIYEGLAPELRTIVDRVPQPIVVPFPGPAWRAAASAEEQVVELLRRAIGYRVRLR, encoded by the coding sequence ATGAACCGTGGCGTACGCGTCCTCTGTCGGCCAGCCACGGCGGCCGGCTTCGCGCTCGCCGGTCTCGTGGCCGACATCGCCGACGAGGAGAGCGTGGCAGATGCCACCCTCCGTTCGCTGCTGCAGCGGCCCGAGGTCGGGATCGTGTTGCTCGAAGAGTCGATTTACGAAGGGCTGGCACCGGAACTCCGGACCATCGTCGACCGGGTGCCCCAGCCGATCGTCGTTCCCTTTCCCGGCCCCGCCTGGCGGGCGGCGGCCTCCGCCGAGGAGCAGGTCGTGGAACTCCTTCGCCGCGCCATCGGATACCGGGTGAGGCTCCGGTGA
- a CDS encoding V-type ATP synthase subunit E has translation MSIDALLLHLEEDAARESARLRDDAERRAAEIVARAEADAARKLALHLERTAEERRTAGERQIATARAVARERFLAVRAGALDRVFELGTRLLKDMPITRYADGAGALAVGAARYLERGPAVLLSPADAVSATAAAVLGLPDLVVESADVAAGVTGHSADGRVTVDNTLVAILARRRADLAIDLCARIEGH, from the coding sequence GTGAGCATCGACGCCCTGCTCCTGCACCTGGAGGAGGATGCCGCCCGCGAGTCGGCGCGCCTCCGGGATGATGCGGAGCGCCGCGCGGCGGAGATCGTTGCGCGGGCCGAGGCCGATGCGGCGCGAAAGCTTGCGCTGCACCTCGAGCGGACCGCCGAGGAGCGGCGCACCGCCGGCGAGCGCCAGATTGCCACCGCGCGCGCGGTGGCGCGGGAGCGCTTCCTCGCGGTGCGCGCGGGCGCCCTCGACCGGGTCTTTGAGCTGGGCACGAGGCTGCTGAAGGACATGCCGATTACCCGGTATGCCGATGGCGCCGGCGCACTGGCCGTCGGGGCGGCGCGCTACCTGGAACGGGGCCCCGCGGTCCTGTTGAGCCCGGCCGACGCAGTTTCCGCCACCGCGGCGGCGGTGCTCGGGCTGCCCGATCTGGTGGTGGAGTCCGCCGATGTGGCCGCCGGCGTCACGGGCCACTCGGCCGACGGCCGCGTGACGGTGGACAACACGCTGGTGGCGATCCTGGCCCGGCGACGCGCCGACCTTGCCATCGACCTCTGCGCCCGGATCGAGGGGCACTGA
- a CDS encoding methylated-DNA--[protein]-cysteine S-methyltransferase: MSSGKTLSPRYQAIYSTVRRIPRGRVASYGQVAAEAGLINAARQVGYALHALPNGSTVPWHRVLNAKGLISLRDHHALTQRMLLTREGVRFDSRGRVDLAKFGWAPRRRRQ; this comes from the coding sequence ATGAGTTCAGGCAAGACCCTCTCGCCCCGCTATCAGGCCATCTATTCGACCGTACGGCGGATCCCGCGGGGGCGGGTCGCCAGCTACGGCCAGGTGGCGGCGGAAGCTGGGCTCATCAATGCGGCCCGCCAAGTCGGCTACGCCCTGCACGCCCTGCCGAATGGCTCGACCGTTCCCTGGCACCGCGTGCTGAATGCGAAGGGCCTCATCAGCCTCAGGGACCACCATGCGCTGACCCAGCGCATGCTGTTGACGAGGGAGGGGGTTCGCTTCGATTCGCGAGGGCGCGTGGACTTGGCAAAATTCGGATGGGCCCCCCGCAGGCGGCGGCAATGA
- a CDS encoding V-type ATP synthase subunit A, with protein MGARVVRAAGALVEAAPLPRAALYEIVRVGHRRLLGEVIRVQGETATVQVFEDTTGLALEEPVEATGAPLQAELGPGLLGSVLDGTGRPLSRLADREGNFLSTGTVAPTLDRSRRWVFTPSASAGDHLVAGDELGTVEENEGVIHRILVPPMSGGVLAELTAGTYAVDEPIGTLEDGTVLTLMQRWPVRVPRPVERWLPADRPFITGQRVFDFLFPVAEGGSVAVPGGFGTGKTVIEQSLAKHSKADIVVYVGCGERGNEMADVLEEFPSLEDPRTGRSLMDRTVLVVNTSNMPVAAREASVYLGLTIAEYYRDMGYRVAMMADSLSRWAEALREIGSLLREMPGEEGYPTSLGNRLGKLFERAGRAQALGSAKREGAVTLINALSPPGGDFSEPVTQAALRVAGALWALDASLAHQRQFPAVDWETSYSLQATDVMPWFEEHGGVGWTTLRQETFALLQRDRELREVAGLVGPDALEDQDRLILETARLLREFLIGQSAYDPADASSPVTKTWKLADTIHRFHRAGIEALAGGGTMASVDVAGVRRELTALRASPEGATP; from the coding sequence ATGGGCGCCCGGGTGGTGCGCGCCGCCGGCGCGCTCGTCGAGGCGGCACCGCTGCCGCGGGCGGCGCTCTACGAGATTGTGCGCGTCGGGCATCGGCGACTGCTGGGCGAGGTGATTCGCGTTCAGGGCGAGACGGCCACCGTGCAGGTGTTCGAAGACACCACGGGGCTGGCGCTCGAGGAGCCGGTGGAGGCCACCGGTGCGCCGCTCCAGGCGGAGCTCGGCCCCGGTCTCCTCGGTTCGGTGCTAGACGGCACGGGCCGTCCGCTCAGTCGTCTCGCCGATCGGGAAGGGAACTTCCTCTCCACCGGTACCGTCGCGCCGACCCTCGACCGGTCCCGTCGCTGGGTGTTCACCCCAAGCGCCAGCGCAGGCGACCACCTGGTGGCGGGCGATGAGCTCGGTACCGTGGAAGAAAATGAAGGGGTGATCCACCGGATCCTGGTGCCTCCGATGTCAGGTGGGGTGCTCGCGGAACTCACCGCCGGCACCTACGCGGTCGATGAACCGATCGGGACTCTGGAGGATGGCACCGTCCTCACCCTGATGCAGCGCTGGCCGGTGCGCGTGCCGCGGCCGGTGGAGCGGTGGCTTCCCGCCGACCGGCCGTTCATCACGGGGCAGCGCGTCTTCGACTTTCTCTTCCCGGTGGCCGAGGGCGGGTCGGTCGCGGTGCCGGGAGGGTTCGGCACCGGTAAGACGGTCATTGAACAGTCGCTGGCCAAGCATTCCAAGGCCGACATCGTGGTGTATGTGGGGTGTGGCGAGCGCGGCAACGAGATGGCCGACGTGCTCGAGGAGTTCCCCTCGTTGGAAGATCCTCGCACCGGCCGCTCCCTGATGGACCGCACCGTCCTCGTAGTGAACACCTCCAACATGCCGGTGGCGGCGCGCGAGGCGTCGGTCTATCTCGGGCTCACCATCGCCGAGTACTACCGCGACATGGGCTATCGGGTGGCGATGATGGCGGACTCGCTCAGCCGGTGGGCGGAGGCGCTTCGGGAAATCGGGTCGCTGCTCCGCGAAATGCCCGGCGAGGAGGGGTATCCCACCTCCCTCGGCAACCGGCTCGGCAAGCTCTTCGAGCGCGCGGGGCGGGCGCAGGCGCTGGGGTCGGCGAAACGTGAGGGCGCGGTCACCCTCATCAATGCGCTGTCTCCGCCGGGTGGCGACTTCTCCGAGCCGGTCACGCAAGCGGCGCTGCGGGTGGCCGGTGCCCTCTGGGCCCTCGACGCGTCGCTGGCGCACCAGCGCCAGTTCCCGGCGGTGGACTGGGAAACGAGCTACAGCCTGCAGGCCACCGACGTGATGCCCTGGTTCGAGGAGCATGGCGGTGTGGGATGGACCACGCTGCGTCAGGAAACGTTCGCGCTCCTGCAGCGGGACCGGGAACTCCGCGAGGTGGCCGGGCTCGTCGGGCCCGATGCGCTGGAAGACCAGGACCGCCTGATCCTGGAGACGGCGCGGCTGCTGCGCGAATTCCTCATCGGGCAGAGCGCGTATGACCCCGCCGACGCCAGCTCGCCGGTCACGAAGACCTGGAAACTCGCCGACACGATTCATCGGTTTCATCGCGCCGGCATCGAGGCGCTCGCGGGTGGCGGGACGATGGCATCGGTCGACGTGGCGGGGGTCCGCCGCGAGCTGACGGCGCTGCGGGCCTCGCCGGAAGGAGCGACACCATGA
- a CDS encoding V-type ATPase 116kDa subunit family protein gives MILPMIRARILGPREELDDVLAAVQDVGLLQLSESRPSGVLRPVESHEREAREARRLRGLLRDVDALATRFDAPPVNAPAPPSTSFAAWLRQFRRARRAMDRIEARRRTLEEERTGTARLLEFIRAFRGLLPTGSGTRTHGYHLVLRGQDAGIVARLREALAQAIGDEFVLETAPLLTGELAAVLLVPPTDAARVERLLAQAGVHELPMPEGSGGRTLGQLGPTLAARRDAIDAEMEALDRERQALAVDVAPQLRGARAAVEDRLLGLAAREMVAATPRSFVVEGWLPAAGFPKLTQALAARFGGRVVVESVAREDWEGESAPVVLQNPRLFRPFETITRMVPLPAYGTIDPTPFVAVFFPMFFGLIMGDIGYGILLALVALWLRHGGAPGSTRRAVAEVLGAGAAFSVAFGIAFGEFFGDLGARWFGLRPILLDREHSLLAFLGLAIAIGAVHIVLGLALGVFNASRGHPRQAVGKGASLVMVLLIVVVLLVAIEVLPHGFLTPAIIGLLVLFPVLVLAEGIIAPIEFLSTLSNILSYARIMALGTASVMMAVVANELAGSVGSVLVGVLFALLFHLVNFALAIFAPTIHGLRLHYVEFFGKFHSPGGQAYRPFAHWRPSGHAS, from the coding sequence ATGATCCTCCCCATGATCCGCGCCCGCATCCTCGGTCCCCGCGAAGAACTCGACGATGTTCTCGCCGCCGTGCAGGACGTCGGGCTGTTGCAGCTCTCGGAGTCCCGTCCGAGTGGCGTCCTCCGTCCGGTCGAGTCCCACGAGCGCGAGGCGCGGGAAGCGCGCCGCCTCCGCGGCCTGTTGCGCGACGTCGATGCGCTGGCCACCAGGTTCGATGCCCCCCCCGTGAACGCACCGGCTCCCCCCTCGACCTCCTTTGCCGCGTGGTTGCGTCAGTTCCGCCGCGCCCGCCGTGCAATGGACCGGATCGAGGCCAGGCGACGGACCCTCGAAGAGGAGCGCACGGGGACGGCTCGGCTCCTCGAGTTCATCCGGGCCTTTCGCGGTCTGCTGCCGACCGGCAGCGGCACCCGGACCCACGGCTATCACCTGGTCCTCCGCGGACAGGACGCGGGCATCGTGGCTCGGCTTCGGGAGGCACTTGCCCAGGCCATCGGCGACGAGTTTGTCCTCGAGACGGCGCCCCTCCTCACCGGGGAGCTCGCGGCCGTCCTGCTGGTGCCACCCACCGACGCCGCCCGCGTCGAGCGCCTCCTCGCGCAGGCGGGCGTGCACGAACTGCCGATGCCCGAAGGGAGCGGCGGCCGGACCCTCGGCCAGCTCGGTCCGACGCTGGCGGCCCGCCGCGATGCGATCGACGCCGAAATGGAGGCGCTCGACCGGGAGCGCCAGGCGCTGGCGGTGGATGTCGCCCCGCAACTGCGTGGCGCGCGCGCGGCCGTGGAAGACCGCCTGCTCGGACTCGCCGCGCGGGAGATGGTCGCGGCGACCCCGCGCAGCTTCGTGGTGGAAGGCTGGCTTCCCGCCGCCGGATTCCCGAAGCTCACGCAAGCCTTGGCCGCGCGCTTTGGGGGACGGGTAGTGGTCGAATCGGTGGCGCGGGAAGACTGGGAGGGGGAGTCCGCGCCGGTTGTGCTCCAGAATCCACGTCTCTTCCGCCCCTTCGAGACGATCACCCGCATGGTGCCCCTGCCGGCCTACGGCACCATCGATCCGACGCCGTTCGTGGCGGTCTTCTTCCCGATGTTCTTCGGACTGATCATGGGCGACATCGGTTATGGCATCCTCCTGGCGCTCGTTGCCCTCTGGCTGCGGCATGGCGGGGCACCCGGCAGCACCCGGCGGGCCGTGGCCGAAGTCCTCGGGGCGGGCGCCGCCTTCTCGGTGGCGTTCGGCATCGCCTTCGGCGAGTTCTTCGGCGACCTCGGTGCCCGCTGGTTCGGTCTGCGCCCCATCCTCCTCGACCGGGAGCATTCCCTTCTGGCCTTCCTCGGCCTGGCCATCGCCATCGGGGCGGTGCACATCGTCCTCGGCCTGGCGCTCGGAGTGTTCAACGCCTCGCGCGGTCACCCGCGCCAGGCGGTCGGGAAAGGCGCCTCGCTGGTCATGGTGCTGCTGATTGTCGTGGTCCTGCTCGTGGCAATCGAAGTCCTGCCCCACGGCTTCCTGACCCCGGCGATCATCGGCCTGCTGGTGCTCTTTCCCGTGCTGGTCCTGGCGGAGGGGATCATCGCGCCGATCGAGTTTCTCTCCACCCTGAGCAACATCCTCTCGTACGCCCGCATCATGGCGCTCGGCACCGCGTCGGTGATGATGGCGGTGGTGGCCAACGAACTGGCCGGCAGCGTCGGCAGCGTGCTGGTGGGCGTGCTCTTCGCGCTGCTCTTTCACCTGGTCAATTTCGCGCTCGCCATCTTTGCCCCGACGATCCACGGGTTGCGGCTGCACTATGTCGAGTTCTTCGGAAAGTTCCACAGTCCTGGCGGGCAGGCGTACCGCCCCTTTGCGCACTGGCGCCCCAGCGGGCACGCCAGCTGA